ttgattggattcataggcgaccccctttcaaactgatcagactcgcatttccggattttgtgatgattcgcccgtgtaaggctttggttcttccatcccattccgcttggggatttttactgaggcagactcagtggggatttttactggggcagactcgttggggatttttactggagcagactcgttggggatattttttttgtgtgtgtctttactttgaaggcaatcaacatcatgatcagtcgggattggactgacgcaccactgaAGCGggatattttcttcactttttgcTAAACTGAGCTCTGTGAAACTGGTCCTGCCACATTTTCTTTCCAACGCATTTTGGAATTTAGGGTAAAAActaaagggattcaaggaaaggtaaacaaagagcggagaaacgaatttaaaagagaagcgtccctttcgggacaagaaagacttatctgaggcacatgctgactttaaattgacatgacatgctttttggactggatgcccgaccctcatgaacttgcatttccttatgaaccaaaacggatctatgtttccaaaccagggaaccttgccagcACTTTCTGAGATGGAATCAttttttcggccgacagcgccctttgcgggtttttgctagtcgacctctctcatttctcttctcattaATGCCTGATaacactctttgcgagtttttattaaacaagctctctcattttcgatttctctgctccggtcgcctcatggtgcccgaaggttttcaccgacaagactctcttattttatttctctcagtttTAGAATGCGTCAGCTTCCAACAATGATATTCCTTGGTTTCCCCCGCCTTTGGCGATTGATCCGAAGTACTTATACTTGGTTTTTGGTAAaagaattgtggatgaaattacaactttggaaccatttggTGGGCCTCAGTTTCAACTTCAGGgaaaattggattttatttttggtgtgactgaaccccagagagaggctgcctacgtatcctttcgaaatcaagtcaaacgtagttcaggcctatCATTTTGTTCTTGATTTTCCTTGTTTTTTAGCGGTGCTTTTGGATTCCAAAGagggtagccaaagaaatgtaactgGCTCGAAGGGTTTGTAAaaaagagttgatagtgtttgggtagcgggaataaaagccttcgtcatctcaaatgtgccaacacatcaccgaagtaaactcatacatagtaccttttgaccgcaTTTGCATTCAcagctgtttcaggatcatttccttcaatatcacccagatatAATGCTCCTCTTGgtaatatcttcctgatgatgtatggacctttccaattaggagaaaattttcctttcgcttcctggtgatgtggaagaatgcgccttaacaccagttgacctacttcaaaattcctgggtcgcaccttcttgttgtaagcgcgggccattctttgttggtacaactgcccgtgacagacCGCAGCCATTCGTTTTTCCTCAATTaaggtcaactgctccaatcgagtcttaacccactcgctatcttcaatctctgcttcgacaatggtccagagcgaaggaatttctacctctgccggtatcacagcctcggtcccataaaccaacaagtatggggttgcgcCTACTGACGTGCGCACTGTAGTACGATATCCCAGCAAGGCAaaaggtaactgttcatgccactgtctggaactctggattgtctttctcaaaatcttcttgatgtttttgtttgccgcttcaacAGCGTCATTGGCTTTGGGCTGATAAGGAGTGGAGTTcttatgcgttattttgaactgttcgcatacgtCCTCCAttaagtgactattcaggtttgccgcattatctgtgatgatagttgtaGGAATgtcgaaacgacagataagattcgaatgtacaaaatccaccacggctttcttagtgaccgatttgagagtgacaacttcgacccattttgtgaagtaatgaatagcaaccaatatgaatcggtgtccatttgaggcttttggctcaattggcccaatgacgtccatgccccaagcaacaaatggaggtgcagacatgggatgtaGCTCTgttggaggtgcatgaatcaaatctccatgtacttggcactgatgacatttccggacGAAACTGAAACAGTCtttctccatggtcatccaataatacccagctcgaaggattttcttcgccagggcatacccgttcatatgaggtccacacactcctgcgtgtacttcatgcatgattttTCCCACCTCTTggcatcaacacatcttaacaagttgagatctggggttcttttatacaatacctcgccgctcaaaaagaatccactagtatgccgcctaatagttctcttttgatctccagtagcatgttcggggtattcttgtgtctttaaGAACCTCTtaatatcatggtaccatggctgggtacttgatcctgcctcgattacaatacagtaaccgtgtctttccctgatttggatttccaagggatcgatgtaggcgttgcctgggtaaggtaacattgaagctaaggtggcaagtgcgtcagctagttcattgtgacaccgcgggatatacctgaactctattgatttgaatcgcttgccgagatcctccacgtgctgtcggtaaggaacaagcttgacatctcgagtttcccattcaccttggtcttgccggataatcaggtcagaatccccccataatcaacaaatcttcaatatcctgatcgatcgccatatgcatgcccatgatgcaggcttcatattcagctgtattgttcgcgcaaaagaaacgaagcctcGTTGTAGCAAGATAGTGCTagccagtgggtgagatcaagattgccccaattcctacacctttggtgtttacggccccatcaaagaacatcttccaaacatgagcgtttttCGAGACTACTTCTAtgatgtttatttcttcatctggaaaataagtactcaatggttggtattcctcatcaaccgggttctcggccaaatgatccgctaatgcctgggctttcattgtcgtgcgagtgacatagactatgtcgaattcagtaagcaagatttgccacttggctagtctaccagtaggcattggtttatggaatatgtacttcaacagatctaacctggttatgaggtaagtagtatgagcttggagatagtgtctcaatttttgagcgacccacatcaaagcacaacacgttctttccaacaaagtgtacttggcctcatagctggtgaatttcttgcttaagtaatagattgcctgctctttctttctggttatgtcatgttgcccgaggatacaaccaaaagaattttccaagaccgtcagatacaagaacaggggtctctctggctctggcgggaccaaagctggaggatttgaaagatattctttgatcttgtcaaaagcctcTTGATACTCAGTCGTCCATTTGATTGCTGCATCattcctcaatagcttgaatatgggctcacatgtgctagttagctgggcaatgaatctactgatatagtttaacctgcccaatagactcatcacgtctttcttcgttcttggagaaggtagatctcggatagattttatctttgttggatctaactcgatacctctcctgcttactatgaaacccaaaagtttgcccgatgggactccgaaggtgCATTTAGCCGGATTCAACTTCAGGTCTTACTTTctcagcctctcgaagaatttcctcaagtcttggacatgatcgtcctgagtcctgaacttgactatcacgtcgtctacatacacctctatctcttaatgcatcatatcatgaaaaatggcagtcatagctctcatgtaagttgccccggcattctttaaaccaaatggtataacccgataacagtaagtaccctaaggtgtagtgaaggcggttttctcggcatcttcttcatccatcaacacctgatgatatccagcgtaacaatctacaaaagattgtatctcatgtttggcacagttatcaacaaggatgtggatgttgggcaatgggaaattgtctttgggactcgccctattcaaatctcgataatccacacatacccgagtcttcccatctttcttcggtaccagaactacattagccaaccacgtAGTGTACTGGACTACCCAGATTACACATGTTTTcaactgctttgtgatttcttctttgatattATCACTGacatcagtcttgaactttctcttcttctgttgaactggaggacaatcagggtaaattggcaatttatgcaccactagatcaacacctaatcctggcatgtcgtcgtatgaccaagcaaacacatctttaaattcaaaaaggagttgaattattgcGTCTCGCATTTTCTCATCcgtgtggatgcttattttggtctctcggatttcttcaggagttcccaaattaaccggttcagtgtctttgaaattcggcttaggtttattctcaaagtgttccaattctcgatttattttcctaaaagcctcttcttcgtcatattccggttcttggttcattatttcatatTTAAACAGCTCGTTAggatctgggcgtgaagttcgcaagcatgtcatattatttaaagccgcattattataactgaaaggaaaagataaaggaaaaataacaaaaattagagagaataaaggaaaaaatgatgaaacactaattttattccttggaattgggaagataacaaggtttataattcaggaattcaaaacaggaaactaaagaaaaacatccgagttacatcctgggataactcgtgatgcaggaaaggtggcaggacaggtctacccggactcctgcctAGTTGGGAATGGTGTGGCCTCCCAATTATGAAGCTTAGcatttggccccacatatagcatctcagcggtgcttgtgccttctcccagttgaaccatgtgggtttcgtaaagcatttctctcattgccccacatatttcttcGATCTCTTCGGCCGTAAAAGCCTCGTCGTCTTCTTATTCAATGTATTTTGGTCCGACGAAAGTCTCGTATAAATGTGGCAATGGTCGAGgcaacttccaaccctcatttttcctcttcttcgCCCAATCCTCATCTTTTGGAGTGAGTTGGAAACCTATCCCAAAGAGTTTCttagtggaaggcaaggtgatgggttccgttattccttgcagcgttcgtccaagccctttccctggtcTGAATCCccgtcggatcatttctttagcaaccatgattgaggcgttggacaagaaaggttgggggcaaggttttccttcttcatactgctctgccagcacaacttcaaaagcctgataaactgtgtgctcactcccttcccttgcttcaagatatgggatggatgggtcccgataaatagattgttcgtcttctccgtggaccacaatttcccgatcttcatattcaaacttcaccatttggtggagagtggaaggtacaacccctgtcgcatgaatccaaggtcttccgagGAGAATTGTAAGACGTGTCCATATCCAgtacctggaaagttatttcgaactccactggtcctatagtcaataccaagtctatttccccgagggtgtccctcttgatgccatcaaaagcccttacacagacattattggggcgaatccttccggccccaatttccattctctgcagcatggagagcgggcaaatgttaACACccgaacctccatccaacattacccgcttgacgtagtagtcttcacaCTTGACTGTCAGGTGTAAAGCcttgttgtgagctgctccctccGGAGGTAAATCGTTCTTACTAAAAGAAACTTGATTAACCGcaaagaacctctccgtcattctttccagttgttcaactgaagtctCGATCGGTATATACGCTTTGTTCAGGGTTTTGAGCAAGATCTTCTGATGTTCGGCAGACCTCATTAGCAAAGATAGCATAgacacttgctcagggcacttgcgtaactgatccaccacttcgtagtcaggcattttcatcttttggaagaaagccttttcttcttcaacgcttacaggcttcttgggtgggaagAGCTTCTGTGTGGCGTTGTTTACCTCTTGAGTGAATGAATATTTTCCAATGGAAGTATTCTCtggaagttcccccgtgacttcTTTGCCTTGGTATGTAACCAATGTTATTTCATAGTTCCACGGTACTATGGACGGGTCTATCATTGGCTTCTATGGTACGCGttcgataaccactggctcattcagccgaggcgGTTTAATCgttccccggaccacataggcccctttcgacaCGTACATTGGTattgcccttttgacttcgaatctCTGTGGCTTTTCTGATCGACCTCGTGGAATATAGAGAACTTCATTCCTCGCGGGCACCATCGTCTCTGT
This genomic stretch from Nicotiana sylvestris chromosome 9, ASM39365v2, whole genome shotgun sequence harbors:
- the LOC138877438 gene encoding uncharacterized protein, with the protein product MEDVCEQFKITHKNSTPYQPKANDAVEAANKNIKKILRKTIQSSRQWHEQLPFALLGYRTTVRTSVGATPYLLVYGTEAVIPAEVEIPSLWTIVEAEIEDSEWVKTRLEQLTLIEEKRMAAEAKGKFSPNWKGPYIIRKILPRGALYLGDIEGNDPETAVNANAVKRYYV